A single region of the Hyphomicrobiales bacterium genome encodes:
- a CDS encoding carbon monoxide dehydrogenase D protein encodes MTSLPPSIDETLTLLGSAGYVADRPLATVLFLALRMGRPLFLEGEAGVGKTEIAKVLAGALGRRLIRLQCYEGLDVASAVYEWNYAAQMMAIRLGEAAGETDRERLEADVFSERYLLKRPLLQALEPDTAGPPVLLIDELDRTDEAFEAFLLEVLSDFQVTVPEFGTIRADNPPVVLITSNRTREVHDALKRRCLYHWVDYPDAERELAIVKARLPNAPAELTREIVAFVQAIRKEELFKAPGVAETLDWASALVELDAVALDPAVVSDTLGVLLKYQDDIQKMQGSAVKAMLDAVQAELKAA; translated from the coding sequence ATGACATCCTTGCCGCCTTCCATCGATGAAACACTCACGCTTCTTGGCAGCGCGGGCTATGTGGCGGATCGGCCGCTTGCGACGGTGCTGTTTCTCGCCCTGCGCATGGGCCGCCCGCTGTTCCTCGAAGGTGAGGCGGGCGTTGGCAAGACCGAGATCGCCAAGGTTCTGGCAGGGGCGCTCGGCCGGCGTCTCATCCGGCTGCAATGCTACGAGGGGCTCGATGTCGCCTCGGCGGTCTATGAATGGAACTATGCGGCGCAGATGATGGCGATCCGCCTCGGCGAGGCGGCGGGCGAAACGGATCGGGAGCGGCTGGAGGCGGATGTATTCTCCGAGCGCTATCTCCTGAAGCGGCCGCTTCTGCAGGCGCTGGAACCCGATACCGCCGGGCCGCCCGTGCTTCTGATCGATGAGCTCGACCGCACTGACGAGGCTTTCGAAGCTTTCCTTCTGGAGGTGCTGTCGGACTTCCAGGTCACGGTGCCGGAATTCGGCACGATCCGCGCCGACAATCCGCCTGTCGTCCTCATTACCTCCAATCGCACGCGCGAGGTGCATGACGCCCTGAAGCGCCGCTGCCTCTATCATTGGGTCGATTATCCCGATGCCGAGCGCGAACTCGCCATCGTCAAGGCGCGCCTCCCGAATGCTCCGGCCGAGCTGACGCGCGAGATCGTCGCCTTCGTCCAGGCCATTCGCAAGGAAGAACTCTTCAAGGCGCCGGGTGTCGCCGAGACGCTGGACTGGGCGTCGGCCCTGGTCGAGCTCGATGCGGTTGCGCTCGATCCGGCCGTCGTGTCGGATACCCTCGGCGTTCTCCTGAAGTATCAGGACGATATCCAGAAAATGCAGGGCTCGGCCGTGAAGGCGATGCTCGACGCCGTCCAGGCCGAGCTGAAGGCGGCCTGA
- a CDS encoding Carbon monoxide dehydrogenase medium chain produces MYAFDYHRPDSLRKAVNIATKVEDAKFLAGGHTLLPTMKQRLASPSALIDLNKVTELAGIELRGRTVVIGAMTRHAAVEQSPELQQALPALAELAHVIGDPQVRHRGTIGGSIANNDPAADYPAACLALGATIVTTKRKLTADEFFTGLFETALEDGELITKVIFPVVNRAAYEKFRNPASRYALAGVFVAKRGSDIRVAVTGAGENGVFRLPEFEAALKARFSPKSIEGLKVSPDGLIGDIHADPAYRAQLVAVMARRAVARAAARAS; encoded by the coding sequence ATGTATGCCTTTGACTATCATCGCCCCGACAGCCTGCGCAAAGCCGTCAATATCGCCACCAAGGTCGAGGACGCCAAGTTCCTCGCCGGGGGGCATACGTTGCTGCCGACCATGAAGCAGCGGCTGGCCTCGCCATCGGCGCTCATCGATCTCAACAAGGTCACGGAGCTCGCCGGCATCGAGCTGCGCGGACGAACGGTCGTCATCGGCGCGATGACGCGCCATGCCGCCGTCGAGCAGTCGCCGGAGCTTCAGCAGGCGCTGCCGGCGCTGGCCGAACTCGCCCATGTGATCGGTGATCCGCAAGTGCGTCATCGCGGCACCATCGGCGGTTCCATCGCCAATAACGATCCGGCGGCGGATTACCCGGCGGCCTGCCTCGCGCTCGGCGCGACCATCGTGACGACGAAGCGCAAACTGACGGCCGATGAGTTCTTCACCGGCCTGTTCGAAACGGCGCTCGAGGATGGCGAGCTCATCACCAAGGTGATCTTTCCGGTCGTGAACCGCGCGGCTTATGAGAAATTCCGCAATCCGGCATCCCGTTATGCGCTGGCCGGCGTTTTCGTGGCCAAGCGCGGCAGTGATATTCGCGTCGCGGTCACGGGTGCGGGTGAGAACGGCGTCTTCCGGCTCCCGGAATTCGAGGCCGCCTTGAAGGCGCGGTTCTCGCCGAAGTCGATCGAGGGCCTGAAGGTGTCCCCGGATGGCCTCATCGGCGACATCCACGCGGATCCCGCCTATCGCGCCCAGTTAGTGGCAGTGATGGCAAGGCGCGCGGTGGCCAGGGCGGCGGCGCGCGCGTCTTGA
- the cutL gene encoding Carbon monoxide dehydrogenase large chain gives MNATGIGAAVRRKEDQRFITGKGQYTDDVNRAGQTYAVFVRSPHAHAEILGIDTSAAMAMPGVVAVLTGADLEADKIGGLICGWMIHSKDGSPMKAGAHPALAQGKVRYVGDHVAVVIAETTLQARDAAEAVSVDYKELPAVVDPAKANGAAALHDVAPDNTVFSWPLGDKASTEAAFAKAAHVTRLDFTNNRLVPNAIEPRAAVGDYDAGTDTFTLYTTSQNPHVARLVLSAFIGIAPENKLRVIAPDVGGGFGSKIFIYAEETVCVWAAKRVGRPVKWTADRTEAFLADAHGRDHVTRAELALDAKGKILGLRVHTTANLGAYLSTFSSSVPTYLYAPLLSGQYDIPAIYAEVDGVYTNTAPVDAYRGAGRPEATFVVERLVEVAAREIGSDPVSFRRKNFVTAFPHQTPVIMNYDIGDYPAAMDKALELADYKGFGRRKRESAKAGKLRGLGFSAYIEACGIAPSQAVGSLGAGVGLWESAEVRVNPTGSVEVLTGSHSHGQGHETTFAQLVSDRLGIGIDQVSVVHGDTDKVQFGMGTYGSRSGAVGMSAIVKALDKVIAKGRKVAAYVLEASESDIEFKDGRFTVAGTDKGLAFGEVALQAYIAHKFSGQELEPGLKEGAFYDPTNFTFPAGVHICELEIDPDTGVTRIDRWTAVDDFGTVINPMIVEGQVHGGIAQGVGQALLEGAHYDDQGQLITASFMDYTMPRADDLPSYTVGMTATPCPSNPLGIKGCGEAGAIAAPPAVINAITDALGHEHVAMPATPQEIWRALQRTPTRMAAE, from the coding sequence ATGAACGCCACAGGTATTGGCGCTGCGGTGCGCCGCAAGGAAGACCAGCGTTTCATCACCGGGAAGGGGCAGTATACGGACGACGTCAACCGGGCGGGTCAGACTTACGCCGTCTTCGTGCGTTCTCCGCATGCCCATGCCGAGATCCTCGGCATTGACACCTCCGCCGCCATGGCGATGCCAGGCGTGGTTGCGGTGCTGACCGGCGCCGACCTCGAGGCGGATAAGATCGGCGGGCTCATCTGTGGCTGGATGATCCATTCCAAGGACGGCAGCCCGATGAAGGCCGGCGCCCACCCGGCCCTGGCGCAGGGCAAGGTCCGATACGTCGGCGACCATGTCGCCGTGGTCATCGCCGAGACCACGCTCCAGGCCCGCGACGCGGCCGAAGCGGTGAGCGTGGACTACAAGGAATTGCCGGCGGTCGTCGATCCCGCCAAGGCCAATGGCGCCGCGGCGCTCCATGATGTCGCGCCTGACAATACGGTGTTCTCCTGGCCGCTCGGCGACAAGGCCTCGACCGAGGCCGCCTTCGCGAAGGCGGCCCATGTCACGCGGCTCGATTTCACCAACAACCGCCTCGTGCCCAATGCCATCGAGCCGCGCGCGGCCGTTGGCGACTATGATGCCGGCACGGACACCTTCACGCTCTATACGACGAGCCAGAATCCGCATGTCGCCCGGCTCGTGCTGTCCGCCTTCATCGGCATCGCGCCGGAGAACAAGCTCCGGGTCATCGCGCCCGACGTCGGCGGCGGCTTCGGCTCGAAGATTTTCATCTATGCGGAGGAAACGGTCTGCGTCTGGGCCGCCAAGCGTGTCGGCCGGCCGGTGAAATGGACCGCGGACCGCACGGAGGCCTTCCTCGCTGACGCCCATGGACGCGACCATGTCACCCGCGCTGAACTCGCCCTCGACGCCAAGGGCAAGATTCTCGGCCTGCGCGTGCATACGACAGCCAATCTCGGCGCCTATCTCTCTACCTTCTCGTCGTCGGTGCCGACCTATCTCTACGCCCCGCTGCTGTCGGGCCAGTATGATATTCCGGCCATATACGCCGAGGTGGACGGTGTTTACACCAACACGGCGCCCGTCGATGCCTATCGCGGTGCCGGGCGTCCCGAGGCGACCTTCGTCGTCGAGCGGCTGGTCGAGGTCGCGGCGCGCGAGATCGGCTCAGACCCGGTGTCCTTCCGCAGGAAGAACTTCGTCACCGCATTTCCCCACCAGACGCCGGTAATCATGAACTATGACATCGGCGATTATCCGGCGGCGATGGACAAGGCTCTGGAACTGGCGGACTACAAGGGCTTCGGCCGCCGCAAGCGGGAAAGCGCGAAGGCCGGCAAGCTGCGTGGGCTTGGGTTCTCGGCCTATATCGAGGCCTGCGGCATCGCTCCCTCCCAGGCGGTCGGCTCGCTGGGGGCCGGCGTCGGTCTGTGGGAGTCGGCGGAAGTACGAGTCAATCCAACGGGATCCGTCGAAGTCCTCACCGGATCTCACAGCCATGGGCAGGGGCATGAGACAACCTTCGCCCAGTTGGTGTCGGACCGGCTCGGCATCGGCATCGACCAGGTGAGCGTCGTCCACGGCGACACCGACAAGGTGCAGTTCGGCATGGGTACCTACGGCTCGCGCTCCGGCGCGGTCGGCATGTCGGCCATCGTCAAGGCGCTCGACAAGGTCATTGCCAAGGGCCGCAAGGTGGCGGCCTATGTGCTCGAGGCTTCCGAGAGCGACATCGAATTCAAGGACGGCCGCTTCACCGTAGCCGGCACGGACAAGGGGCTGGCTTTCGGCGAGGTGGCCTTGCAGGCCTATATCGCGCACAAATTCTCGGGGCAGGAGCTGGAGCCCGGTCTCAAGGAAGGTGCGTTCTACGACCCGACAAACTTCACTTTCCCGGCCGGCGTCCATATCTGCGAGCTGGAGATCGACCCGGATACAGGCGTCACGCGGATCGACCGCTGGACGGCGGTGGATGACTTCGGCACGGTCATCAACCCGATGATCGTCGAAGGGCAGGTCCATGGCGGCATTGCCCAAGGTGTCGGCCAGGCGCTGCTCGAGGGCGCGCATTATGATGATCAGGGCCAGCTCATCACCGCGAGCTTCATGGATTACACGATGCCGCGCGCCGACGATCTGCCTTCCTACACGGTAGGCATGACGGCGACACCCTGTCCCTCGAACCCCCTCGGTATCAAGGGCTGTGGCGAGGCCGGCGCCATCGCCGCGCCGCCAGCTGTCATCAATGCCATCACGGACGCACTCGGCCATGAGCATGTGGCCATGCCGGCTACCCCGCAGGAGATCTGGCGGGCGTTGCAGCGGACGCCGACGCGTATGGCAGCGGAATAG
- the cutS gene encoding Carbon monoxide dehydrogenase small chain translates to MTAVSMTVNGKAVSADIEPRTLLVQFLREQLRLTGTHVGCDTSQCGACVVHLDGQAVKSCTTLALSCDGATVRTIEGLASDGALHPMQEAFREHHGLQCGFCTPGMIMSAVDIVARCGHHLDEQTIREELEGNICRCTGYHNIVKAIAAGAEAMGGSAPMKHAAE, encoded by the coding sequence ATGACCGCCGTATCCATGACGGTGAACGGCAAGGCCGTATCTGCCGATATTGAGCCTCGTACCCTTCTCGTCCAGTTCCTCCGCGAGCAATTGCGGCTCACGGGTACGCATGTCGGTTGCGATACCAGTCAATGCGGGGCTTGCGTCGTGCATCTCGACGGTCAGGCGGTCAAAAGCTGTACCACGCTGGCATTGTCATGCGACGGCGCGACCGTGCGCACCATCGAGGGCCTTGCCTCGGATGGAGCGCTGCACCCGATGCAGGAGGCTTTTCGCGAGCATCATGGCCTGCAGTGCGGTTTCTGCACGCCCGGCATGATCATGTCCGCCGTCGATATCGTCGCGCGCTGCGGCCATCATCTGGACGAGCAGACCATCCGCGAGGAGCTTGAGGGGAATATCTGCCGCTGTACGGGCTACCACAACATCGTCAAGGCGATTGCGGCTGGTGCCGAGGCCATGGGCGGCTCTGCGCCGATGAAGCACGCCGCCGAATAG
- a CDS encoding hypothetical protein (Evidence 5 : Unknown function) codes for MHDASPALTGIATDMRTREPQLLAEELDEKGTRLNIGRYGLAVHRHGYGGHGGLPRWLTGALGWALRTLMAESARPDVHRPCKWPQKDHMQSRIIKM; via the coding sequence ATGCACGACGCAAGCCCCGCATTGACTGGTATCGCAACCGACATGCGTACCCGTGAGCCGCAATTGCTCGCGGAGGAACTGGACGAGAAGGGTACGAGGCTCAATATCGGCAGATACGGCCTTGCCGTTCACCGTCATGGATACGGCGGTCATGGTGGGCTCCCTCGCTGGCTGACCGGGGCACTTGGCTGGGCCCTTCGTACGCTGATGGCGGAGTCGGCGCGGCCTGACGTGCACCGCCCCTGCAAGTGGCCCCAGAAGGACCATATGCAGTCTAGAATCATAAAAATGTAG
- a CDS encoding conserved hypothetical protein (Evidence 4 : Unknown function but conserved in other organisms): MGRRRSRLALAMDLKPKAFALFERLSRLSGRSPLHLGFFPDIRPYPDRFVHVFQNDRYRMRLASAPYVDVLPELAIDNWDVKLPSFSEADETIIRRFVGILQDAIVPGHTLTPVDAESLAQLALDESRLANWNFAYPAPILLKRRVVDGLGIVLPPYPHYGHLLLDVLMPIAHALRLGAGEGRKLTIITKAHRIPLINAFVSGLRKLGHTVEVMELTPFEHAVVPELLLTRSLCRNVERAYGLHESLPYLRSIFEAAYGPVSVPASPLVYFSRGQSRLRRLLNEDELRHGLVARGFSVFEAGWGNHPQQIATFTQASVLVGVHGAGLANVAWMQPGAHLVEIFPATFRKTTGLHWAAEHDLGYDFFLASAEGAMQSFSIDCAAFFAKLDAIVTRSHLRP; the protein is encoded by the coding sequence ATGGGGCGTCGCCGTTCCCGCCTCGCCCTCGCGATGGATTTGAAGCCCAAGGCTTTCGCGCTGTTCGAGCGTTTGTCGCGGCTCAGCGGCCGCTCGCCTCTGCATCTCGGCTTCTTCCCGGATATCCGGCCCTATCCCGACCGCTTCGTCCACGTCTTCCAGAATGACCGCTACAGGATGCGGCTGGCATCTGCGCCCTATGTGGATGTTCTGCCGGAGCTGGCGATCGACAACTGGGATGTGAAACTCCCGAGCTTTTCGGAGGCTGATGAGACGATCATCCGCCGCTTCGTCGGCATTCTGCAGGACGCGATCGTTCCCGGCCACACCTTGACACCGGTGGATGCCGAGAGCCTTGCGCAGCTCGCGCTGGATGAGAGCCGGCTCGCCAACTGGAACTTCGCCTATCCTGCCCCCATCCTTCTCAAGCGCCGCGTTGTCGATGGGCTGGGGATCGTGTTGCCCCCGTATCCGCACTATGGGCATCTGTTGCTCGACGTGCTGATGCCGATCGCTCACGCATTGCGGCTCGGGGCGGGTGAGGGACGGAAACTCACCATTATCACGAAGGCCCATCGCATTCCGCTCATCAATGCTTTCGTGAGCGGTCTCAGGAAGCTCGGCCATACCGTCGAGGTGATGGAGCTCACACCCTTCGAGCATGCGGTGGTACCCGAGCTCCTTCTCACGCGTTCGTTATGCCGCAATGTCGAGCGCGCCTACGGGCTGCACGAATCGCTGCCCTATCTCCGCTCCATCTTCGAGGCCGCCTATGGGCCGGTTTCGGTTCCGGCATCGCCGCTCGTGTATTTCTCGCGCGGCCAGTCGCGGTTGCGACGCCTGCTTAACGAAGACGAGCTTCGCCACGGGCTGGTCGCCCGGGGATTTTCGGTGTTCGAGGCGGGGTGGGGCAACCACCCGCAGCAGATAGCCACGTTCACGCAGGCCTCGGTGCTGGTCGGTGTGCATGGGGCGGGCCTGGCCAACGTGGCCTGGATGCAGCCGGGCGCCCATCTCGTCGAGATCTTCCCAGCGACGTTCCGCAAGACCACCGGCCTGCATTGGGCGGCCGAGCACGATCTGGGCTATGATTTCTTTCTGGCTTCCGCCGAAGGTGCGATGCAGAGCTTCAGCATCGATTGCGCCGCTTTCTTTGCAAAACTCGATGCCATCGTGACGCGATCGCACCTACGACCTTAG
- a CDS encoding O-antigen ligase-like membrane protein produces MSAPSAAEWLTKAQWLTRSDAFSRDRFASTLVYATIVAITLIPLHIFWLAVFVGLIAAGIVILATDSAMRSMVLTDPRPRLAALLILGIVAWEVVGVLFRGAGSAGKAWQAAGNALAILTFGVVVLTALSRDRDFCRRLLLVSAFVLAAATIIAILGQVVIGWPTFVRLHLYGRANGAIFSAGALIFGVATALTAAFAERGHLRMALLAAAAINAVGFMLTFSRGPIVAAFLAAMVLAIAVRLPANRKGRIVAAIAIFAAVAAPALLVLNETALQDLACSQGGDICRKSYRMDIWSLAAQSIAAHPWLGAGPTAEIENPFGRHPHSGYLGPAFYFGIPAALAFFAMIINSLAATLTDIGATRSNGRQSSPAGRLARLSLFLLVFSLVYMVTDLSDAFTFVNAHFLFFWLPAFLTLSPTLRGAGEGRVAEGG; encoded by the coding sequence ATGTCCGCACCATCGGCCGCCGAATGGCTCACCAAGGCTCAATGGCTCACCCGGAGCGATGCCTTCAGTCGCGATCGCTTCGCCTCGACCCTAGTCTATGCGACCATCGTCGCCATTACGCTCATACCGCTCCACATCTTCTGGCTTGCGGTCTTCGTCGGGCTGATCGCGGCGGGAATCGTGATCCTCGCCACAGACAGCGCCATGCGGAGTATGGTCCTTACCGATCCGCGGCCGAGGCTCGCGGCCCTTCTGATCCTCGGCATCGTCGCCTGGGAAGTGGTGGGCGTGCTGTTCAGGGGCGCCGGCTCGGCCGGCAAAGCCTGGCAGGCAGCCGGCAACGCGCTTGCCATTCTCACATTCGGGGTGGTGGTGTTGACGGCGCTCAGCCGCGACCGCGATTTTTGCCGGCGCCTCCTCCTCGTCTCAGCCTTCGTGCTGGCCGCAGCGACCATCATCGCAATTCTGGGCCAGGTGGTGATCGGATGGCCGACTTTCGTGCGCCTGCATCTCTATGGCCGGGCAAATGGCGCAATCTTCAGTGCCGGCGCCCTGATCTTCGGTGTGGCGACCGCCCTCACGGCAGCTTTCGCCGAGCGGGGGCACCTGCGCATGGCCTTGCTCGCGGCGGCAGCCATCAACGCGGTGGGCTTCATGCTCACTTTCAGCCGGGGGCCGATTGTCGCTGCATTTCTGGCGGCCATGGTTCTCGCCATCGCCGTTCGCCTGCCGGCCAACCGCAAGGGCCGGATCGTTGCGGCCATCGCCATCTTCGCGGCGGTCGCGGCTCCTGCCCTCCTCGTGCTCAACGAGACAGCGCTCCAAGATCTCGCCTGCAGCCAGGGAGGCGACATCTGCCGGAAATCCTATCGCATGGATATCTGGAGCCTCGCGGCCCAGTCGATCGCCGCGCATCCGTGGCTCGGCGCAGGCCCCACGGCTGAGATCGAAAACCCCTTCGGCCGCCATCCCCATAGCGGCTATCTCGGGCCGGCCTTCTATTTCGGCATTCCGGCGGCGCTGGCGTTCTTCGCGATGATCATCAATTCCCTGGCCGCCACCCTGACGGATATCGGAGCGACCCGCAGCAACGGCCGGCAATCATCGCCGGCCGGGCGCCTTGCGCGCCTCAGCCTCTTCCTGCTCGTCTTCTCGCTGGTCTATATGGTGACCGACCTGTCGGATGCGTTCACCTTCGTGAATGCCCATTTCTTGTTCTTCTGGCTGCCAGCCTTCCTCACGCTCTCGCCGACCCTTCGGGGCGCCGGCGAGGGCCGTGTGGCGGAGGGAGGCTAG
- a CDS encoding carbon monoxide dehydrogenase G protein: MAMTMTGEFILAAEPQAVWEKLNDPEVLKACIAGCEELERTDEGGFRAVVKVKLGPVKATFKGKVTLTDLDPPNGYTIVGEGEGGVAGFAKGNAKVGLAPVPEGTKLSYDVEAAVGGKIAQLGGRLINGVAKKYADDFFASFAAIVAPEQAEATIG; encoded by the coding sequence GTGGCAATGACGATGACGGGTGAGTTTATTCTCGCGGCTGAACCGCAAGCCGTATGGGAGAAGCTCAATGATCCCGAAGTGCTGAAGGCTTGCATCGCTGGCTGCGAAGAGCTGGAGCGGACAGACGAGGGGGGCTTTCGCGCCGTCGTGAAGGTCAAGCTCGGCCCTGTCAAAGCGACGTTCAAGGGCAAGGTCACCTTGACCGATCTCGATCCGCCAAATGGCTACACCATTGTCGGTGAAGGCGAGGGCGGCGTGGCTGGTTTCGCCAAGGGAAACGCCAAAGTCGGGCTCGCGCCCGTGCCGGAGGGCACCAAGCTCTCCTACGATGTGGAGGCGGCCGTCGGCGGCAAGATCGCCCAGCTTGGCGGGCGGCTGATCAACGGCGTTGCCAAGAAATATGCCGATGATTTTTTTGCCAGTTTCGCGGCGATCGTGGCGCCCGAGCAGGCTGAGGCCACGATTGGCTAG
- a CDS encoding DNA-binding GntR family transcriptional regulator: MSIDPTNPGQDDKSNTMAAETGTSVPDETLAERAYRLIEDQIISLALPPGMRLTEQELASRLDIGRTPVREALQRLVNDGLVVVFPRKGIAVSVVNPLDVLMALEVRTVLERLLAGGAARRVSPQARLELAALAEQLAAAAEAGDQERFVELDRSVYRRLGEIASNPFLVRALAPLEAMARRARYYFLRNDDLAEPARLHRAMIEHVVAGESAAAEGASEALMDYLRGGIKRTVVGM; encoded by the coding sequence ATGTCCATAGATCCGACGAATCCCGGCCAGGATGATAAATCCAATACAATGGCTGCGGAAACAGGCACGTCTGTGCCAGACGAGACCTTGGCTGAACGCGCTTACCGCCTCATTGAGGATCAGATCATCAGCCTGGCGCTTCCCCCGGGCATGCGTCTGACCGAGCAGGAGCTCGCGTCGCGCCTCGATATTGGCCGCACGCCGGTTCGCGAGGCGTTGCAGCGTCTTGTCAACGATGGCCTTGTGGTCGTTTTCCCGCGCAAGGGCATCGCGGTATCCGTCGTCAACCCGCTCGATGTCCTGATGGCTCTGGAGGTCCGGACGGTGCTCGAACGCCTTTTGGCGGGAGGAGCCGCCCGGCGGGTCAGCCCGCAGGCCCGGTTGGAGCTCGCCGCGCTCGCGGAGCAACTGGCCGCCGCCGCTGAGGCCGGCGATCAGGAAAGGTTTGTCGAGCTCGACCGGTCCGTCTACCGCCGCCTCGGCGAGATCGCTTCGAATCCCTTCCTGGTCAGGGCCCTCGCACCGCTGGAAGCCATGGCGCGGCGTGCGCGCTATTACTTTCTGCGGAATGATGATCTGGCTGAGCCCGCGCGTCTCCATCGTGCCATGATCGAGCATGTGGTAGCCGGCGAGAGCGCGGCGGCCGAGGGAGCGTCCGAAGCCCTGATGGACTATCTGCGTGGCGGCATCAAGCGGACGGTCGTCGGCATGTAA
- the livH gene encoding branched chain amino acid/phenylalanine ABC transporter membrane subunit LivH — MEVFVQQLINGLTLGSIYGLIAIGYTMVFGIIGMVNFAHGDVFMLSAFIALIFFILLTSWLGIGSIALALLIVLVLAMILTSLWGWAVERIAYRPLRGSFRLAPLISAIGVSIFLSNFVQVVQGARNKSIPPMVNGGITLFEDNGYAVTLAYKQMIIMVATAVLLTIFWYVVQKTSLGRAQRACEQDRKMAALLGINVDRTISLTFVMGAALAAVAGTMYLLYYGVVSFSDGFVPGVKAFTAAVLGGIGSLPGAVLGGLIIGLVETLWSAYFSIEYKDVAAFSILAIVLIFMPSGILGRPEVEKV, encoded by the coding sequence ATGGAAGTTTTTGTGCAGCAGCTCATCAACGGGCTGACGCTGGGCTCTATTTATGGGCTCATTGCCATCGGCTATACGATGGTTTTCGGCATCATCGGCATGGTCAACTTTGCCCATGGCGATGTCTTTATGCTTTCAGCTTTTATTGCATTGATCTTCTTCATCCTGCTGACGAGTTGGCTCGGCATCGGCTCCATCGCTCTGGCACTCCTGATCGTGCTGGTTCTGGCGATGATCCTGACATCGTTGTGGGGATGGGCGGTCGAGCGCATAGCCTATCGTCCTTTACGCGGCTCGTTCCGGCTCGCCCCGCTGATTTCGGCGATCGGCGTGTCCATCTTTCTCTCGAACTTCGTGCAGGTCGTGCAAGGCGCGCGCAACAAGTCGATCCCGCCGATGGTCAATGGTGGCATCACCTTGTTCGAGGACAACGGCTATGCTGTCACCCTCGCGTACAAACAGATGATCATCATGGTGGCGACGGCGGTTCTTCTGACGATATTCTGGTATGTCGTGCAGAAAACGTCGCTGGGCCGCGCACAACGCGCCTGCGAGCAGGACCGCAAGATGGCCGCGCTGCTCGGCATCAATGTCGACCGTACGATCTCCCTCACATTCGTGATGGGCGCGGCGCTCGCGGCCGTCGCCGGAACGATGTATCTCCTCTATTATGGTGTGGTGAGCTTCTCGGATGGCTTCGTCCCCGGCGTCAAGGCGTTCACGGCGGCTGTCCTCGGCGGCATCGGCTCGTTACCGGGCGCCGTCCTCGGCGGTCTGATCATCGGGCTCGTGGAAACCTTGTGGTCCGCCTATTTCTCGATCGAATACAAGGACGTCGCGGCGTTCTCCATCCTGGCAATCGTTCTCATCTTCATGCCGTCCGGCATTCTCGGGCGACCGGAAGTTGAGAAGGTCTGA